A stretch of the Egicoccus sp. AB-alg2 genome encodes the following:
- a CDS encoding GNAT family N-acetyltransferase, with the protein MSADRDLRVELWAGRDRFAEHADELEVLLEAVDAPITARVSWLGTWLRAFPDAQPWVLAARDTRGRLRAAAPLVRQRRRWHSELVLIADGVSDHARLPALDEPAANRLADALTSQLANLRSGWTLALRQLPPDDLVAVRVAARLRRARLLPGRSSPQTHITRREVRAYLSKNHRGQARNRWNRLERDGHHPRVEFLREPARIRAELDEIVAVCRAREREMLGRSPLDEPGRERFLREVTLALAGQGAVELVILRAGGEVAGYTINLLDGNAYRFYNGHHAPRWASYSPGRLIMLELVKRVLDDPALDTIDWMMGQEPYKLSMANGEERALELLAWSSSALGVRVFGAQRLRGRLEVAAGDDERAARLLQALRASRQQARARLAR; encoded by the coding sequence ATGTCGGCGGACCGTGATCTGCGTGTCGAGTTGTGGGCGGGCCGGGACCGTTTCGCGGAGCACGCCGATGAACTCGAGGTGCTGCTGGAGGCCGTCGACGCACCGATCACCGCACGGGTGTCCTGGCTCGGCACCTGGCTACGGGCGTTCCCGGATGCGCAGCCGTGGGTGTTGGCGGCAAGGGACACGCGCGGCCGGCTGCGGGCCGCCGCGCCGCTGGTCCGGCAGCGTCGGCGCTGGCACAGCGAGCTCGTCCTGATCGCCGACGGGGTGAGCGACCATGCCCGGCTGCCCGCGCTCGACGAACCGGCGGCCAACAGGCTGGCCGATGCGCTGACCTCGCAGCTGGCGAATCTGCGTTCGGGCTGGACCCTGGCGTTGCGTCAGCTTCCCCCGGACGACCTGGTCGCGGTGCGTGTCGCTGCGCGGCTGCGTCGTGCACGGCTGCTGCCTGGTCGCTCCTCGCCGCAGACGCACATCACGCGACGCGAGGTCCGCGCCTACCTCTCGAAGAACCACCGTGGGCAGGCCCGGAACCGGTGGAACCGCCTCGAACGCGACGGTCACCACCCCCGGGTGGAGTTCCTGAGGGAGCCAGCCCGGATCCGCGCGGAGCTCGACGAGATCGTGGCGGTGTGTCGAGCGCGGGAGCGGGAGATGCTCGGTCGCTCTCCGCTCGACGAGCCCGGCCGGGAGCGGTTCCTGCGCGAGGTGACCCTCGCCCTCGCTGGCCAGGGTGCCGTTGAGCTCGTGATCCTCCGCGCCGGGGGCGAGGTGGCGGGGTACACCATCAACCTGCTCGACGGCAACGCCTACCGGTTCTACAACGGCCACCACGCACCCCGCTGGGCGAGCTACAGCCCCGGGCGGCTCATCATGCTCGAGCTCGTGAAACGGGTGCTCGACGATCCCGCGCTGGACACCATCGACTGGATGATGGGACAGGAGCCCTACAAGCTGAGCATGGCCAACGGCGAGGAGCGGGCACTCGAACTGCTGGCGTGGTCCAGTTCGGCCCTCGGCGTCCGAGTCTTCGGTGCCCAACGTCTGCGGGGCCGGCTGGAAGTGGCCGCAGGGGACGACGAGCGTGCGGCCCGACTGCTCCAGGCCTTGCGCGCGAGTCGGCAGCAGGCCCGGGCGCGGCTCGCGCGATGA
- a CDS encoding GNAT family N-acetyltransferase: MMRLRTSSDIPSVADAWEELAERLGGSPFVRPAHVDIHRRAFGGGRLRVVLAERDGDLVGVLPLHEVRGTWRTVTNWHTPASQLLLADDEAVAGMVWLLSRRAPARTELRFVPDEDRDRLQRAAVHVGRAQLRDRILERSPYVRVEGGDFDAYHQQLRTRFRSELRRRRRRLAEHGEVRVVVHDGSRNLDGLLARAFALEASGWKLDTGTAIVTDPPARNYYTGLARWAASQGWLVLAFLEAGGTAIAVDVCIEQHGRHHLLKTGYDPAWHRYAPGQLLREEMIRRAFDHRLSSYEFGGRNDEYKREWTDLTRNWNVVNLHPATLAGRTSLLLQERVRPRAKRLMAAARELRAAVRSDRAA; the protein is encoded by the coding sequence ATGATGCGGCTGCGGACGTCGTCCGACATCCCCTCCGTGGCGGACGCCTGGGAGGAGCTCGCGGAGCGGCTGGGGGGATCGCCCTTCGTGCGTCCGGCTCACGTGGACATCCACCGACGGGCGTTCGGCGGCGGCCGGCTCCGGGTGGTGCTCGCCGAGCGGGACGGTGATCTGGTCGGTGTGCTGCCGCTGCACGAGGTGCGTGGCACGTGGCGGACGGTGACGAATTGGCACACCCCGGCGAGCCAGCTGCTGCTGGCCGACGACGAGGCCGTGGCGGGGATGGTGTGGCTGCTCAGCCGTCGGGCTCCGGCGCGCACGGAACTCCGGTTCGTCCCCGACGAGGATCGCGACCGACTGCAGCGAGCAGCAGTGCACGTCGGGCGGGCACAGCTGCGCGACCGCATTCTGGAACGCTCACCCTACGTCCGGGTGGAGGGCGGGGACTTCGACGCCTACCACCAGCAATTGCGCACCAGATTCCGGAGCGAACTGCGCCGTCGCCGACGGCGGCTGGCCGAACACGGCGAGGTTCGCGTGGTGGTCCACGACGGCTCTCGCAATCTCGATGGGCTGCTCGCGCGCGCGTTCGCTCTGGAGGCGTCCGGCTGGAAGCTGGACACCGGCACGGCGATCGTCACCGACCCGCCGGCCCGGAACTACTACACGGGTCTCGCACGTTGGGCCGCTTCGCAGGGCTGGCTCGTCCTCGCCTTCCTGGAAGCCGGCGGCACGGCTATCGCGGTCGACGTGTGCATCGAGCAGCACGGACGCCACCATCTGCTGAAGACGGGGTACGACCCCGCGTGGCACCGCTACGCGCCGGGTCAGCTCCTGCGGGAGGAGATGATCCGGCGTGCCTTCGACCATCGGTTGAGCTCCTACGAGTTCGGTGGGCGCAACGACGAGTACAAGCGTGAGTGGACCGATCTCACGCGGAACTGGAACGTCGTCAACCTGCATCCCGCCACGCTCGCGGGTCGCACCTCGCTCCTGCTCCAGGAGCGGGTCCGACCGCGGGCCAAGCGGCTCATGGCAGCGGCACGAGAGCTTCGTGCCGCCGTTCGATCTGACCGCGCGGCCTGA